CTATGACTTGGCGCCTAAATCTCTTAAATCGAATTCTTTGTACATCAGTCGCTTCCATTTAGACGTTTTACGTATAATTAACTGAAAAATCTCtaatcattcgtatatatcgCAATCAAAACTCACCAAAAAACTGTGTCGTTAGAGCGATCGCCTACAAACCGGTACGTTCAGGAACTCCTCGATGAATGAATCTAGCCGAAAATTGCACCGCGCGTCAAGTAAGAGGAATGCGTTTATTTTTATCTCCTATAACAAACCTTAATCACTTTACACGGAAAGGCATTGttaatttaagaattcattcatttgtgGAAATAGCACAAACAATATTTGGAGTATTTATCGACCCCACCCGTGTGAATCTATTGAGGCGTAGTATGTGTGTGAAATGagtaaattcattttgatCGTAACTACTTTCAAATAAAACCACCCATTTTAATGAGTATTTCTCGTATAATGTCTATTATAGAAATTCTTCGTTTTTTGCAATTTATTTAATCGTTTACGAGCTACCAGTTCCTTAGTTCTcggtttaattttgattttaagatttaaagatTGGAATAAATTTATCTTAGCTCTAGAGTCAACGAACTAAACcatgaactgtggaagtgggtCCTGTATTTGAACTTATTCTACATCTTTGGGTATTGGAGATATACGTGATACGACATAGCTGATTGAGATTGAAGGACGCGCGAGAAAGAGACCACAAATAACAGATAACGAACCACTATTACAGTTATCTGAAATTTCGAGCATAACTTTTACACATTCGTACCTATACGGAATCTGTTTGTGATATGATATCCTTGGTGGGCTCTGATATTTGGGTCGCACAATAGATATTAGCTTTTTGCACAGTCGTTCGACAATGCCTAGCCCTATTAATCAGTAAACATTTCATTCATAGCGCGACTGACACTTATACATGACTCTAGACACGGTTATTAGGCCTACGCCCAAAATAGTAAAGCATGATTAACGAAACTTCAAAGAAATAGTAGAATATAGACTTATTTAGGGCCATGAAAAAATGGATTTCCAGTGAATAAACTGGATAACTCGTTCACCGGGGTCACTGTTCTAGTCGACCGGATCATTAAAAATCTGTCACAATGATCTTTCAATTAGAATTTCAGTTCAGTTTCACTATTCTACTAAATTTTCTGTCCGTGGATAATTAGTTGATAATACAAGTTCATAATATGTAGAAACCTGATTTATAAACCAGTATCAAGGAGAAAATTCTTCCGTTTAAATTCGTCATAGAGTTGTTATGTGTGATTAAACACCGAAAGAATCGAATGTTaatgaaatcaaatctaatatgaaaaagttttttctatTAAAACAAGTGTTGCAGTAAAAATATTCTCCTTATTTGAATTCTGTAGTGAAACATTTGATCTTATCAACTAAATTCCAATTCAGGTTTTACTATAACTTTTTCATGGAACCGGTTTTCATTGACGTCATATCTCTAAGGGCAGCAAACAGTTTGTTACGTGTAATTTGACGGGAAATCCACTATTTAAGTCACTAGGAATGTCAACGAGTTGTAGTAAAGTTCTATCTGTTTATATGAGATTGTtatgttttcatttcatcacGCGATAGGAAAATGTTTTGCATAACGCTGTTGTCAACTGCTAGCAATAGACTCTTATTTTTACCGGAACATTAAACTCTGAACTATAAAGGAAGACTCTTCCTTTTGGGGTCCATGATTTAAATAGCAAAGGTATGTCAAATTTCCTGCAAACAATGGTACGCGACAATGGATAATCGCAAAAGGCCAGTGCCCGTACTGATCGAATAAAGGACGGTTTATCAGGTTGCGCTATAGCATACGTAAGGATTATCTTGGTTACCCTGTAAAGTTTCATGTAAGGCTGAAATAAGAGATACCTTCTTTCTCCTAATCAGCtgggtcacttttgtaaaaTGCAATTAAATTTgtgatcagttcatttctatagccaCCGGGTCCGTTATTGTTAAagtttgatcatgattttaagaaaaaatagtGTACAGGGTTGAGGCAGCCGGTCGCGTTAACTTATAAGCTCAGCCgcaatgagaaacaaggtaccaATTTTTCAACCTAGGTTTCGTGGTTTTTTACTAAACATTATAAGTTAAGGTTCATTCgggaaaattgatatataaatgtacgtgtaaaatcaatatgaatatgaaattgttACATATCGTGCAGTTTGACGCCTGAGGGAGAAAGGTGTTGGGGGTGATGGAAGTCCTGCAGACTTTTCGTAAACCGTATCGGGTGCATATGGCAGTAACCAGTAATGCGCATCAATGATGACTCGTTAGTTAATTTTACATTCATAACAACGGAAACACACGGACAAGATGAGACGTAACTTTGTAAGTTGATTAATTTGTCTAATGTTTATAGGGTAATTTGTGTTCGATACGACTATATAGGGACGCATCCTTCAGAGATCATAAGTTAGTACAAACACTATCTGAATATGGCAAAGATACAAGTAGATACTTCAATCATGTTGCGGTTTGTTAAGTTCAcgtaattgaaaatttagatatGTCCTTATTCCTAGACTTTTGATATTGCATGCGCTCCCAAGTTTCCAAAGCTTGAACAATTAACTTCGGTCTGTTCTTCGTTGTTCTTGCTTATTCGAATATctgataaatcattttttcgaaTCGTTTTTTTTCGGGTGAAAAGAAAAACCTGTATGAATTTTGGGGAGTGTTTACAGCATTACTTCACTGAAATTTCAGTCGTATTTGTTACCAATTGTAGCAGCACTTGTGGCAGCTTCAATCGATTCCAAGCCATTGGGAGAAAGGAGCCAGAATCCGCCCAATGATTGCACGAAGGTAATCATACAGAAAATAGGTATATCATAAGATTATTTGATATTCCGAAATGCTACTCCGTCTTACCCATGTTGAGTATAAATATTCGACAATCCGCGTTTCCTCGCATGAAAAGGGAGAAGTGGTTTACCGACTAAATTGATACTGAGTTGGGAGCTTTTGGAACCCCGAACTACCCcagatatttgaatgaattgaggagaattctttttttaaaacgAAGATAGATACGGCAGACCTTCCTGCTCCTTTCTAAACGCGTATGGCTTTGGCTGGaaaatataagaaataaattgttTACTCGGGATACCGTCGTTTGAATGTGCTTAACtcgaatataattgatatttatttcttaagttgttatttctatatctCAGGTGTGTTTGCAACAGAAAATAGCTTGTCTGTCAACATGTGACGATGGCGAACGGGCTTCGTGTAGCAGCAAATGTATGGATGAAGAACAAAATTGCCGAGTGAGCCAAAACTGCGCAATTACTGCGACCACCTTGCCATTGGAATCCGGCAAATTCAACTGGCAGACTGCGATTTCACAGCTAAGTGATGACGACTGGCAATCTTTGATCGGTTTTGCTACAACAATCATGCCTCAAACATACGATGAATGGGTATCTTTAATAGCTGCGATAACGGCTTTGGCACCGACACCTCCACCAACAATGTCAGCTACTCCACCTACAATGGCAACGTCAAGGAAACACGATAAACGGGAACCACAATTTGACCAACTAAGTGATTACGacttacaatatttaattggtGCTTTAGTTGCAATGATGCCTGATGACCTACAAAATCTAATTGGAACAATAGTGGCATTGATGCAGACACTACCCACAATTCCAGAGCCTACTCCACCACCGCCAATGCCAATGCCAATGACCCcaccaacaacaacaacaatgccAATGACAACACCACCACCAACCATGCAAATGACAACACCACCACCCACCATGCCAATGACAACACCAACAACAACCATGCCAATGACAACACCACCACCAACCATGCCAATGACTCcaccaacaacaacaatgcCAATGAAAACACCACCAACAATGCCAATGACAACACCACCACCAACCATGCCAATGACAACACCACCACCAACAATGCCAGTGACAACACGACCGATAATGCCAATGCCAACTACAACGTCAATGAAACAAGATAAACGAGAACAACCATTGCCTACTCCATCAGCTACAATGCCGATATCAACACCACCTCCAACAATGCCAATGACCCCACCAACAACAACGATGCCAATGACAACACCACCAACAATGCCTATGACAACACCACCACCAACAACCATGCCAATAACAACACCACCGCCAACCATGCCAATGACAACACCACCATCAACCATTTCAATGACAACACCACCAACAACAATGCCAATGACAACACCACCAACAATGCCAATGACAACACCACCACCAACCACGCCAATGACAACACCACCACCAACCATGCCAATGACTCCACCATCAACAACAATGCCAATGACAACACCACCAACAACGCCAATGACAACACCACCACCAACCATGCCAATGACAACTCCACCAATGACACCACCACCACCGACAATGCCAATGACAACACCACCACCAACAATGCCAGTGACAACACGACCGATAATGCCAATGCCAACTACAACGTCAATGAAACAAGATAAACGAGAACAACCATTGCCTACTCCATCAGCTACAATGCCGATATCAACACCACCTCCAACAATGCCAATGACCCCACCAACAACAACGATGCCAATGACAACACCACCAACAATGCCTATGACAACACCACCACCAACAACCATGCCAATAACAACACCACCGCCAACCATGCCAATGACAACACCACCATCAACCATTTCAATGACAACACCACCAACAACAATGCCAATGACAACACCACCAACAATGCCAATGACAACACCACCACCAACCACGCCAATGACAACACCACCACCAACCATGCCAATGACTCCACCATCAACAACAATGCCAATGACAACACCAATGACAACACCACCACCAACCATGCCAATGACAACTCCACCAATGACACCACCACCACCGACAATGCCGATGACAACACCACCACCAACAATGCCAACTTTGAATTCCACCTAAACAACCCAAGGATAATCAAAAACCTTTCCTTGATGtagttataacaaaataaagCGTCCAAAGAAGTATAATTCTGAATAATTAAATCTGTCATATATAtgctgaataaattatatcttCAATCCAATATGTTCCATAGTTTAAATTATTGACAGGTTAGTGGGAGGTTTAGTTGAAAAAGACGATGCACAACACCTAATTCGCAGATGTTGAAGATTTTGTAGATTTCCGCATCTTTTTAGACTACGCTTTCAGTAAAGGATGTGATGGAAAGACACCGAGTGTCAGTATCAACCTCAATTGATTCGATGTGGTCTTGGCAGATCAGAGATTTGAAAGGCTTCCCTGCTGTTCAATGGAACTTAAACGTTTCCTGTTGCAGTAGATATCGATGCATGAATTGcttaatgatttcaaatatgctAACATTCCGTTTTTCATTTAATGAACGAAATACAAGGTTTGTTATCATATCAATGAGCgctttattcaaaaatatatacaacaaATTACGTATATTTTCTTCTGAGATAGCGTTTGTAAAGCGTTCAAATACAATGTACAtgtaatattataatcatgcATTATTGCAAAATGACGAATAACAATCATTCAGACTTAGATTTCTAAAATGCTGAATTTTTCAACTAAAATGAACATTCTTTAAACACACTGATAGCAATCAACACAATAACCCGTGCAGACAATAATAGCTACGAATTCTGCCATTAGTGTACCAAGCCATGGAAAATGCTTCGAAGCGggatttatcatttaaaatgTATACAGTTAAAACTCACAAATGTAACAAACATAAAATGCTCAAACCAGAATTCGGAAAATTCTATCATATTCAccgtatatgtatatatatacaaaaggCGTCCAGCAGTAAGATAACCAGATTTATACACAAATATCTTCAGATATTCCTTAAAATACAAGTGAACTAGAACTAAATGTAATTAACATGTGGTACTATAGTACGTAAACATAAACGTTTTACTATAATTTCGTCGATAAGTGACATGTGCATGatcatttttcacgaaatgtACTGGTGTACGTAGTTTGTGAACAGCAGTTATAAGTAGATAAATGATTACCAGAATATCACAAATAATCCATATCACAAGCATTCGTCACAAGACACACAGGATAACATCTTGTCCAGCAGGATGAATCGCCTTTTTAAAATGGTCGCATAGCTCCGTGATATAACTgtgtcattcatttttcatcagctAAACATGTGGAGAGTCCATGGTACCATAATTACCTAGATAAACAATACAGCAGAGACTAAAGTGGAAATCATTTCAAGATGTACTTAAACCTGAAAACTACATGCATTCAATACCAGGTATGTGACAGAAGGGACACCATACAGTACCAGGTATCGACCTGCAATCAGGACCGATCTGTCAGACATTCAATACATTCTAGAGAATCGAGGCTTTACATGTGTTGCTGACTTCTTCACCAAAGACATTTATAATTGAAAGTGCTCTACATGAATGGACTTCAAACACCAAGCAATTTAAGTCAATTTATCACCGCACTCCAAAAGTGGTGATCCAGCGAGACGATCAAGCAGCAATGATGAATGTCTGATGGGATTCTGGGACAATTGCCCCCAAATAAAATCCTTTTTGATTTCGATTAACACCACCTAAATActttacttagaaattcatttgcatattattgaatatagatttgtaagatatagaattactgatgttgtgtgcagatcaaaaactttaaatcagtCCTTGTGTAATTATAATTCACTTACCAAATTAAAGGAAACTTAATAAGTCCACTTATTGGTGCATTAGTTAACGTTGGCTGATTTTTTGGAATTAGTTTTAGTGTTACTTTAGCCAGTCAAAAACAATGGGTTGCAGGGGTTTCACGACAAAATCGACTTACCACCAGTGGGTAAACTGTTTTGACTGGTCAATGACCCACGCCGTAAGCGTCTTGGAACCTGAACGAATTCCTCAGGGGCACCACGCGGTATTCGAGCTTGGCTCGCATATAACTGACTAAGAATCGAGGCAAAATACACGAATGATACGAGCATCTacaaaacaacaaattataCGAATCTTAATACGATTCAATTAATAGATACATTGTCTTGAATGAGTCTTAGAGTATGCTTttaaattaattgataattccATTACTTGGAAAGAAAAAGAAGttacaaaattaaaaagatttaaagaCGAGGGATGTAAAAGGCCTGATAAAGGAGATCAAGGTTTCAAGTCAGTTGAAACATGTACTGTACATGtaaaaatgatatgaaagacTCCATGATTGAAATAACAAATACCTCAAAAGCTTGAAACATGTAGTTGTACCAGGAATTTGGGACAATCACAGCATTTCCTGAAACGAGGTAGAAATGATATTACTAGTAAAAACATAAGCATTTGGTAGTACTCTAAATTCATAAGCAATTTCATGCAAATTATATTCAACCATTTTTCCACCCAAATTGCAATTCAAATAATGTTCTTTTAACCGTGAACTCAGAGAGTCTATGCTTTAACTTACCACATAAAGTACCCGTTGATATTGAAAGAAACAACATTTTAACATAGACCAGGACAATATTCCATCGATTATTTGGCTGTAATGGTTCATCGACGAATTTCCAGCTTTTCTCCTAGACAGTAGACAAAAGATTAAATCAGTGAAAATTGGCTGTAAACAGGTCTAGAAAGGATAGCAAATATGCTATACCGGTACTTACATCGAATCTAAATGTGGTTGTGTAAATGCCAGCAAACATCAGCAAAGTTGATAAATACGCTTGAGCAATGAAAATACCGGTTAAGTTGTGTATTACCAGTTTCCTCATCATTTTCACTGAATAAAAGATGAAACACGAAAATTCTGATACGTAAAATGATGATACTACAGGGAACGGTGAAATATCTTTCTTACAAAACTTCCAGAAGTTCTCCTTATTGTGCAATTATGGGAGAAAATGGTCTTCCgggatttttttcaatcatcaCTGGAGCTAATTCCCAAGGTCTAGGTGTCTAGGTAGGAGCAATACTTGGAAAAGCTCAGCCTTCTCTGGTGAGCAGAATAAAGTGTTCTTGTTGGTTGTGCATATAACTCTTACTACTCTAATTGCTTACTACAGATATTAGGTAAGATGAGTGTACTTTTCTTTCTTACCGTTTATTAAGAcgattaaaagaaaattaagtAGTTGAAGACTAAGCATTACAGCTTCACTCTGAAATGGAATAAACAAAAGCCAACATTGCCAATATTCCTCGAGGTTATTCTCCATAAATCGGATGAATAATCATTTACTGCAGTTTGATTATTACAGTAGTTTTGAGATTGATAACGCTTCAAATCATTCAACATATTGTCGACAAATCAAAATCGGGATAACAGGTGGTGagcaaaaccaaaataatcgaTTTATACCTAAACTTTTAATGAATACtacaatatatgaaatacatagaTAAACAGTCCGAATAGAATTATTGTGATCCGTATTAAAAGGTCTACAATATAATGAACTTACAATACGCAAAATCTCTTCTCTGGTTTCTGTATTGCTCGCACCATCTAATACAACCAATATTGCAACATTTAATACCTACAAAAAAGACCATTATGACCAGAATGCAGACTTTTAGAAACtgtattattttcaatagactgaaATACAAACTTACttgtaaaataaatgtaatGATTAAATTATGACTTCCCATGAGGAAAAGACATTTCTTAAGTTTTGAACCTCTTTGAAGATGTTGCATGCCACCAGATGTCTCTGCTAGTATGTACGACTTCATAAACGAAGCCCCGTCCTCCATATTTTGAAGAAGATACTCAGCTTGACGACGAGTGATCTTGTACGAGGCATCTTT
This Tubulanus polymorphus chromosome 7, tnTubPoly1.2, whole genome shotgun sequence DNA region includes the following protein-coding sequences:
- the LOC141909071 gene encoding uncharacterized protein LOC141909071 isoform X1 produces the protein MRRNFSYLLPIVAALVAASIDSKPLGERSQNPPNDCTKVCLQQKIACLSTCDDGERASCSSKCMDEEQNCRVSQNCAITATTLPLESGKFNWQTAISQLSDDDWQSLIGFATTIMPQTYDEWVSLIAAITALAPTPPPTMSATPPTMATSRKHDKREPQFDQLSDYDLQYLIGALVAMMPDDLQNLIGTIVALMQTLPTIPEPTPPPPMPMPMTPPTTTTMPMTTPPPTMQMTTPPPTMPMTTPTTTMPMTTPPPTMPMTPPTTTMPMKTPPTMPMTTPPPTMPMTTPPPTMPVTTRPIMPMPTTTSMKQDKREQPLPTPSATMPISTPPPTMPMTPPTTTMPMTTPPTMPMTTPPPTTMPITTPPPTMPMTTPPSTISMTTPPTTMPMTTPPTMPMTTPPPTTPMTTPPPTMPMTPPSTTMPMTTPPTTPMTTPPPTMPMTTPPMTPPPPTMPMTTPPPTMPVTTRPIMPMPTTTSMKQDKREQPLPTPSATMPISTPPPTMPMTPPTTTMPMTTPPTMPMTTPPPTTMPITTPPPTMPMTTPPSTISMTTPPTTMPMTTPPTMPMTTPPPTTPMTTPPPTMPMTPPSTTMPMTTPMTTPPPTMPMTTPPMTPPPPTMPMTTPPPTMPTLNST
- the LOC141909071 gene encoding uncharacterized protein LOC141909071 isoform X2, which produces MRRNFVCLQQKIACLSTCDDGERASCSSKCMDEEQNCRVSQNCAITATTLPLESGKFNWQTAISQLSDDDWQSLIGFATTIMPQTYDEWVSLIAAITALAPTPPPTMSATPPTMATSRKHDKREPQFDQLSDYDLQYLIGALVAMMPDDLQNLIGTIVALMQTLPTIPEPTPPPPMPMPMTPPTTTTMPMTTPPPTMQMTTPPPTMPMTTPTTTMPMTTPPPTMPMTPPTTTMPMKTPPTMPMTTPPPTMPMTTPPPTMPVTTRPIMPMPTTTSMKQDKREQPLPTPSATMPISTPPPTMPMTPPTTTMPMTTPPTMPMTTPPPTTMPITTPPPTMPMTTPPSTISMTTPPTTMPMTTPPTMPMTTPPPTTPMTTPPPTMPMTPPSTTMPMTTPPTTPMTTPPPTMPMTTPPMTPPPPTMPMTTPPPTMPVTTRPIMPMPTTTSMKQDKREQPLPTPSATMPISTPPPTMPMTPPTTTMPMTTPPTMPMTTPPPTTMPITTPPPTMPMTTPPSTISMTTPPTTMPMTTPPTMPMTTPPPTTPMTTPPPTMPMTPPSTTMPMTTPMTTPPPTMPMTTPPMTPPPPTMPMTTPPPTMPTLNST
- the LOC141909071 gene encoding uncharacterized protein LOC141909071 isoform X3, yielding MDEEQNCRVSQNCAITATTLPLESGKFNWQTAISQLSDDDWQSLIGFATTIMPQTYDEWVSLIAAITALAPTPPPTMSATPPTMATSRKHDKREPQFDQLSDYDLQYLIGALVAMMPDDLQNLIGTIVALMQTLPTIPEPTPPPPMPMPMTPPTTTTMPMTTPPPTMQMTTPPPTMPMTTPTTTMPMTTPPPTMPMTPPTTTMPMKTPPTMPMTTPPPTMPMTTPPPTMPVTTRPIMPMPTTTSMKQDKREQPLPTPSATMPISTPPPTMPMTPPTTTMPMTTPPTMPMTTPPPTTMPITTPPPTMPMTTPPSTISMTTPPTTMPMTTPPTMPMTTPPPTTPMTTPPPTMPMTPPSTTMPMTTPPTTPMTTPPPTMPMTTPPMTPPPPTMPMTTPPPTMPVTTRPIMPMPTTTSMKQDKREQPLPTPSATMPISTPPPTMPMTPPTTTMPMTTPPTMPMTTPPPTTMPITTPPPTMPMTTPPSTISMTTPPTTMPMTTPPTMPMTTPPPTTPMTTPPPTMPMTPPSTTMPMTTPMTTPPPTMPMTTPPMTPPPPTMPMTTPPPTMPTLNST
- the LOC141908272 gene encoding uncharacterized protein LOC141908272 isoform X1 — its product is MADVVHDDLAWDYTGESLENSPLIADNTRNSPMTSYFKNGINASYSRQISESANRDFSKDASYKITRRQAEYLLQNMEDGASFMKSYILAETSGGMQHLQRGSKLKKCLFLMGSHNLIITFILQVLNVAILVVLDGASNTETREEILRISEAVMLSLQLLNFLLIVLINVKMMRKLVIHNLTGIFIAQAYLSTLLMFAGIYTTTFRFDEKSWKFVDEPLQPNNRWNIVLVYVKMLFLSISTGTLCGNAVIVPNSWYNYMFQAFEMLVSFVYFASILSQLYASQARIPRGAPEEFVQVPRRLRRGSLTSQNSLPTGGNYGTMDSPHV
- the LOC141908272 gene encoding uncharacterized protein LOC141908272 isoform X2, whose amino-acid sequence is MADVVHDDLAWDYTGESLENSPLIADNTRNSPMTSYFNFSKDASYKITRRQAEYLLQNMEDGASFMKSYILAETSGGMQHLQRGSKLKKCLFLMGSHNLIITFILQVLNVAILVVLDGASNTETREEILRISEAVMLSLQLLNFLLIVLINVKMMRKLVIHNLTGIFIAQAYLSTLLMFAGIYTTTFRFDEKSWKFVDEPLQPNNRWNIVLVYVKMLFLSISTGTLCGNAVIVPNSWYNYMFQAFEMLVSFVYFASILSQLYASQARIPRGAPEEFVQVPRRLRRGSLTSQNSLPTGGNYGTMDSPHV